In one Brienomyrus brachyistius isolate T26 chromosome 12, BBRACH_0.4, whole genome shotgun sequence genomic region, the following are encoded:
- the slc49a3 gene encoding solute carrier family 49 member A3 isoform X1, with amino-acid sequence MEDDADSDLDEVAQQNGVGFKVYRRRWFILFVLCLLNCSNASLWLTFAPVADQTARYLGVSLDQVNWLSLVYMVVAVPLGFITTWVLDTWGLRVSLILGSWLNMVGSLLRYLSTLKCLPAVLWGFPLLMCGQTLCAAAQPLVIFSPTKLAALWFPEHQRATANMIASMSNPLGLLFANIFSPMIAGSAGNLPLLLGIYVIPASIVCFLATLGIRGGVPPSPPSASAETSSSEPFLQGIKQLLRNKQYMILLLFFGTGIGVFTCFSSLLEQILCVRGYTNDFSGLCGALFIVFGIVGAAFLGLFVDRTKKFMEAAKINMSLSALACAALAVVSQMRNQKAMVAATCSLFGFFGFSVLPVVMELSVECSYPVGEASSAGLIFISGQVQSILYIVVLQALTQKLADSPFSVCALGEDAALSWRVPVLVMAGLCCMASCFFVILFHTNYRRLQAEKTAAEKAGEEEDTPGNAQGAMVENED; translated from the exons CTATGGCTGACCTTTGCCCCAGTAGCAGATCAGACGGCCCGGTACCTGGGGGTCTCCCTGGACCAAGTCAACTGGCTGTCGCTTGTCTACATGGTGGTGGCCGTTCCCCTTGGCTTCATCACCACGTGGGTGCTTGACACGTGGGGGCTGCGGGTCTCG CTGATCCTGGGCTCCTGGCTGAACATGGTGGGCAGTCTTCTCCGCTACCTCAGTACCCTGAAGTGCCTGCCGGCCGTGCTGTGGGGCTTCCCCCTGCTGATGTGCGGCCAGACCCTGTGCGCCGCGGCCCAGCCGCTGGTCATCTTCTCTCCCACCAAGCTGGCTGCGCTCTGGTTCCCCGAGCACCAGAGGGCCACCGCCAACATGATAGCCTCCATGT CAAACCCCCTGGGTCTTCTGTTTGCCAATATATTCTCCCCCATGATTGCTGGGAGTGCTGGCAACCTTCCCTTACTG CTGGGAATTTATGTTATACCAGCATCTATCGTCTGTTTCCTAGCAACACTGGGTATCCGCGGGGGTGTACCCCCATCGCCTCCATCAGCCAGTGCCGAGACTTCCAGTTCAGAGCCTTTCTTGCAGGGAATTAAACAG TTACTTAGGAACAAGCAGTACATGATTCTTCTGCTATTTTTCGGGACTGGGATCGGCGTCTTCACTTGCTTCTCATCCCTGTTGGAGCAGATCCTCTGTGTCAGAGGATATACGAAC GACTTTTCCGGGCTTTGCGGGGCTCTCTTCATCGTGTTTGGCATCGTGGGGGCAGCCTTTCTCGGGCTTTTCGTCGATCGGACGAAGAAGTTCATGGAAGCCGCCAAGATCAACATGAGCCTGTCGGCGCTGGCCTGCGCCGCCTTGGCGGTG GTGTCTCAGATGCGGAACCAGAAAGCCATGGTGGCAGCCACCTGCTCGCTCTTTGGGTTTTTTGGATTCTCTGTGTTACCGGTCGTGATGGAACTGTCGGTGGAATGTTCCTATCCTGTTGGAGAGGCGTCCTCCGCTGGCCTGATCTTCATATCTGG ACAGGTCCAGTCAATTTTATACATCGTGGTGCTTCAGGCGTTGACCCAGAAGTTGGCCGATTCTCCATTTTCTGTGTGTGCTCTGGGGGAGGATGCTGCTTTGAGTTGGAGAG TGCCGGTGCTGGTGATGGCTGGGTTGTGCTGCATGGCCTCTTGCTTCTTCGTCATCTTATTCCACACGAACTACAGGAGGCTCCAAGCCGAGAAGACGGCCGCTGAGAAAgctggagaggaggaggacactCCGGGGAACGCACAAGGTGCCATGGTGGAAAATGAGGACTGA
- the slc49a3 gene encoding solute carrier family 49 member A3 isoform X2, whose amino-acid sequence MHRRLCPFPQLWLTFAPVADQTARYLGVSLDQVNWLSLVYMVVAVPLGFITTWVLDTWGLRVSLILGSWLNMVGSLLRYLSTLKCLPAVLWGFPLLMCGQTLCAAAQPLVIFSPTKLAALWFPEHQRATANMIASMSNPLGLLFANIFSPMIAGSAGNLPLLLGIYVIPASIVCFLATLGIRGGVPPSPPSASAETSSSEPFLQGIKQLLRNKQYMILLLFFGTGIGVFTCFSSLLEQILCVRGYTNDFSGLCGALFIVFGIVGAAFLGLFVDRTKKFMEAAKINMSLSALACAALAVVSQMRNQKAMVAATCSLFGFFGFSVLPVVMELSVECSYPVGEASSAGLIFISGQVQSILYIVVLQALTQKLADSPFSVCALGEDAALSWRVPVLVMAGLCCMASCFFVILFHTNYRRLQAEKTAAEKAGEEEDTPGNAQGAMVENED is encoded by the exons TCGTCTCTGTCCGTTTCCACAGCTATGGCTGACCTTTGCCCCAGTAGCAGATCAGACGGCCCGGTACCTGGGGGTCTCCCTGGACCAAGTCAACTGGCTGTCGCTTGTCTACATGGTGGTGGCCGTTCCCCTTGGCTTCATCACCACGTGGGTGCTTGACACGTGGGGGCTGCGGGTCTCG CTGATCCTGGGCTCCTGGCTGAACATGGTGGGCAGTCTTCTCCGCTACCTCAGTACCCTGAAGTGCCTGCCGGCCGTGCTGTGGGGCTTCCCCCTGCTGATGTGCGGCCAGACCCTGTGCGCCGCGGCCCAGCCGCTGGTCATCTTCTCTCCCACCAAGCTGGCTGCGCTCTGGTTCCCCGAGCACCAGAGGGCCACCGCCAACATGATAGCCTCCATGT CAAACCCCCTGGGTCTTCTGTTTGCCAATATATTCTCCCCCATGATTGCTGGGAGTGCTGGCAACCTTCCCTTACTG CTGGGAATTTATGTTATACCAGCATCTATCGTCTGTTTCCTAGCAACACTGGGTATCCGCGGGGGTGTACCCCCATCGCCTCCATCAGCCAGTGCCGAGACTTCCAGTTCAGAGCCTTTCTTGCAGGGAATTAAACAG TTACTTAGGAACAAGCAGTACATGATTCTTCTGCTATTTTTCGGGACTGGGATCGGCGTCTTCACTTGCTTCTCATCCCTGTTGGAGCAGATCCTCTGTGTCAGAGGATATACGAAC GACTTTTCCGGGCTTTGCGGGGCTCTCTTCATCGTGTTTGGCATCGTGGGGGCAGCCTTTCTCGGGCTTTTCGTCGATCGGACGAAGAAGTTCATGGAAGCCGCCAAGATCAACATGAGCCTGTCGGCGCTGGCCTGCGCCGCCTTGGCGGTG GTGTCTCAGATGCGGAACCAGAAAGCCATGGTGGCAGCCACCTGCTCGCTCTTTGGGTTTTTTGGATTCTCTGTGTTACCGGTCGTGATGGAACTGTCGGTGGAATGTTCCTATCCTGTTGGAGAGGCGTCCTCCGCTGGCCTGATCTTCATATCTGG ACAGGTCCAGTCAATTTTATACATCGTGGTGCTTCAGGCGTTGACCCAGAAGTTGGCCGATTCTCCATTTTCTGTGTGTGCTCTGGGGGAGGATGCTGCTTTGAGTTGGAGAG TGCCGGTGCTGGTGATGGCTGGGTTGTGCTGCATGGCCTCTTGCTTCTTCGTCATCTTATTCCACACGAACTACAGGAGGCTCCAAGCCGAGAAGACGGCCGCTGAGAAAgctggagaggaggaggacactCCGGGGAACGCACAAGGTGCCATGGTGGAAAATGAGGACTGA